From the Ruminiclostridium josui JCM 17888 genome, one window contains:
- the rpsU gene encoding 30S ribosomal protein S21 — MSEVRVKENESLDSALKRFKRSCAKSGVLAEVRKREHYEKPSVKRKKKSEAARKRKFK; from the coding sequence GTGTCTGAAGTAAGAGTTAAAGAGAATGAGTCTTTGGATAGTGCTCTCAAAAGGTTTAAAAGATCTTGTGCAAAATCAGGTGTTTTAGCTGAGGTTAGAAAGAGAGAACATTATGAGAAGCCTAGCGTAAAGAGAAAAAAGAAATCTGAAGCAGCAAGAAAAAGAAAATTTAAATAA
- a CDS encoding YkgJ family cysteine cluster protein — translation MECRKYCGACCIAPSISSPIPGMPKGKPAGVRCAQLNSDNSCRIFGLPERPQVCSSLKPSREMCGESREYALKYLLKLEELTK, via the coding sequence ATGGAATGTAGAAAATATTGTGGGGCTTGCTGTATAGCTCCTTCAATATCATCACCTATACCCGGTATGCCAAAAGGTAAGCCTGCTGGGGTAAGATGTGCCCAGTTGAATAGTGATAATAGCTGTAGAATTTTCGGGTTACCGGAAAGGCCTCAGGTGTGTTCAAGCCTGAAGCCTTCAAGAGAAATGTGCGGTGAATCCAGAGAATATGCTTTAAAATATTTGCTCAAGCTCGAAGAGTTAACAAAATAA
- a CDS encoding CYTH domain-containing protein, translated as MSIEIEKKFLVKSDDYKACAKPVLFRQGYLSTSIGRTVRVRRYDDKGYITVKGKTNHCTRLEYEYCIPTDDADNMLDNLCLQPIIEKVRHFLVYKGHEWIVDEFLGANKGLVVAEIELNNEKDSFEKPDWLGKEITSDVRYYNSNLVNNPYNTW; from the coding sequence ATGTCAATAGAAATTGAAAAGAAGTTTCTTGTAAAAAGTGATGACTATAAGGCTTGTGCAAAGCCGGTTTTATTCAGACAGGGGTATTTGAGTACGTCTATTGGGAGAACTGTACGGGTAAGAAGATATGACGATAAAGGATATATAACGGTAAAAGGAAAAACAAATCACTGCACCAGATTAGAATATGAGTACTGTATTCCAACTGACGATGCCGATAATATGCTTGATAATTTATGTTTACAGCCTATAATAGAAAAGGTAAGACATTTTTTGGTATATAAAGGGCATGAATGGATTGTAGATGAGTTTCTTGGGGCTAATAAAGGTCTTGTAGTAGCGGAAATCGAACTAAATAATGAAAAGGATAGTTTTGAAAAACCAGACTGGCTTGGAAAAGAAATAACTTCTGATGTCAGATACTATAACTCAAACCTGGTTAATAATCCCTATAACACATGGTAA
- a CDS encoding GatB/YqeY domain-containing protein, protein MSLKELLVQDLKNAMKDGNDVAKTAIQMARSAVLQVEKDTKVTLDDDGIVEIITKEVKKRMDTLPDFEKSNRQDLIDNLKAEIEVLKKYLPQQLSEGEIEEIVKEAISSTGATSAKEIGKVMQAVMPKTRGKADGKLVNQIVKKLLE, encoded by the coding sequence ATGTCACTAAAAGAATTGCTTGTTCAAGACTTAAAGAATGCTATGAAGGATGGTAATGATGTCGCAAAGACAGCTATCCAGATGGCAAGGTCAGCAGTGCTTCAGGTTGAAAAGGACACTAAGGTTACCCTTGACGATGATGGTATAGTTGAGATTATTACAAAAGAAGTAAAAAAGAGAATGGATACTTTGCCTGACTTTGAAAAAAGTAACAGACAGGATCTTATAGATAATCTTAAGGCAGAAATTGAAGTTTTGAAAAAATATTTACCACAGCAGTTGAGTGAAGGCGAGATAGAGGAAATTGTAAAAGAAGCTATTTCTTCTACCGGAGCTACTTCAGCTAAGGAAATCGGAAAGGTAATGCAGGCAGTAATGCCTAAAACCAGAGGCAAGGCTGACGGTAAATTAGTTAACCAAATAGTAAAAAAGTTATTAGAATAA